A section of the Spirosoma pollinicola genome encodes:
- a CDS encoding T9SS type A sorting domain-containing protein, with the protein MPAIDELRIDYVSKAAGDLSLRLVNTVGQSVLQLHNKVTEGQNSIRVPVRNLNRGIYILYMNQGDRQLRRKILLSE; encoded by the coding sequence ATACCCGCTATTGACGAACTCCGAATAGATTATGTATCTAAAGCGGCTGGTGATCTATCTCTCCGGTTAGTCAACACAGTTGGGCAATCGGTTTTGCAATTACACAACAAGGTTACGGAAGGTCAGAATTCAATCCGGGTTCCGGTGCGAAACCTAAATCGGGGCATATACATCCTGTATATGAATCAGGGTGACCGCCAGCTTAGACGAAAGATTCTACTTTCCGAATAA
- a CDS encoding glycosyltransferase family 4 protein translates to MKISIIQGAFLPVPPVLGGAVEKIWYKLGQEFAALGHEVVHIGRSHPDLPNKNKSHGVTYVRITGYDTPSSIVRLKWRDLLYSVRAVKEIPEDTDIVITNTFWSPLLVSGPLRKKVCVSVERLPKGQMWLYKQAPLLRVNSGPVADAIRRELPVQQHRRMVIIPNPLPFQGLPPVHVDEKKHVLLYVGRLHPEKGLELLIKAFKTLNSGWKLRIVGPSDVSTGGGGQPYLESLKQLAGDANVEFTGPVFDMNLLNEYYAEASIFVYPSVAEKGETFGLAPLEAMAWGCVPVVSDLACFRDFIHHGANGLVFDHRSNDAVALLNKAIDGLQTDAERRHKLAEQALNVRQSHSVSYIASQFIDAFEGITGKRNVDKPIAL, encoded by the coding sequence GTGAAAATCTCAATCATACAGGGCGCCTTTTTGCCGGTTCCTCCGGTTCTGGGTGGAGCAGTCGAAAAAATCTGGTATAAACTGGGGCAGGAGTTTGCCGCTCTGGGGCACGAGGTCGTGCATATTGGGCGCTCTCACCCCGATCTACCGAACAAAAATAAATCACATGGTGTCACCTATGTGCGGATTACCGGCTACGATACTCCATCTTCCATTGTCAGATTGAAATGGCGAGATCTGCTTTATTCGGTTCGGGCGGTAAAAGAGATACCGGAAGATACGGACATTGTGATTACTAACACCTTCTGGTCGCCACTTTTGGTGAGTGGACCGCTTCGCAAAAAAGTATGTGTGAGTGTGGAGAGGCTCCCCAAGGGCCAGATGTGGCTGTATAAACAGGCACCACTTCTGCGCGTAAACTCTGGCCCGGTTGCCGATGCGATCCGGCGGGAACTGCCCGTTCAGCAGCACCGGCGAATGGTCATTATTCCCAACCCGCTCCCGTTTCAGGGGTTGCCCCCGGTTCATGTCGATGAGAAAAAGCATGTGTTGCTTTATGTTGGCCGACTTCATCCCGAAAAAGGCCTGGAACTGTTGATAAAAGCGTTCAAAACCCTGAATTCGGGCTGGAAACTCCGCATCGTTGGGCCATCGGACGTAAGCACCGGCGGGGGAGGCCAGCCTTATCTGGAATCGCTCAAACAACTGGCCGGCGACGCCAATGTAGAGTTTACTGGTCCGGTCTTTGACATGAACCTATTGAATGAGTATTATGCTGAAGCGTCCATATTTGTCTATCCCTCCGTGGCCGAAAAAGGCGAAACCTTTGGACTCGCTCCGCTGGAAGCCATGGCTTGGGGATGCGTACCAGTGGTGTCCGACCTGGCCTGTTTCCGCGATTTCATCCATCATGGAGCCAACGGATTAGTGTTCGATCACCGCAGTAACGATGCTGTTGCGCTGCTCAACAAAGCAATCGACGGACTACAAACAGACGCTGAACGGCGGCACAAACTGGCCGAACAGGCGCTTAACGTTCGTCAAAGTCACTCTGTCTCGTACATCGCATCGCAGTTCATCGATGCGTTTGAAGGTATTACGGGAAAACGAAACGTAGATAAACCTATCGCTTTATGA
- a CDS encoding CgeB family protein, with protein sequence MVNILYFGDNSPGSTSTHRANALVRLGHAVSIHNPSQAAAGQLESRWFQALHYRSGYRLLQNKVVRWVKKISTNQLKPDLVWVDSGELFGPECLKYLKSLGCPVLLYNVDDPTGKRDGRRFDSLVNAISLYDLVVVVRRETEEECIKLGAKQVMRVFRSYDEVAHNPFETEAAIPASFKSDVAFIGTWMRHERRDEFMLELINQGVPVSIWGDRWTKSPHWKSLQPVYRGGALGGRDYVAAIQGAKVCLGFLSKGNRDLHTQRSLEVPFAGGLLCAERTSEHQELYAEGVEAVFWSNVQECAEVCKTLLSNDSFREGIRLAGKQKVESLRVGNEDICRKILDEVLKNSVVIDY encoded by the coding sequence ATGGTTAATATACTCTATTTCGGTGACAACAGTCCAGGCTCTACCTCTACCCACCGTGCAAACGCGCTCGTTCGACTTGGCCACGCTGTCTCCATTCATAATCCTTCGCAGGCAGCCGCCGGGCAGTTAGAATCCAGGTGGTTTCAGGCGCTCCACTACCGGTCGGGCTATCGGCTGTTGCAAAATAAGGTGGTGCGCTGGGTGAAAAAAATTAGTACCAACCAGCTTAAGCCAGACCTCGTTTGGGTAGATAGTGGCGAGTTATTTGGGCCCGAGTGCTTAAAATACCTGAAAAGCCTGGGCTGCCCGGTATTGTTATATAACGTCGACGACCCAACCGGCAAAAGAGACGGACGTCGGTTCGATTCACTGGTCAATGCCATTTCCCTCTACGATCTGGTGGTTGTGGTCAGAAGAGAAACAGAAGAAGAGTGTATAAAGCTGGGGGCTAAACAAGTTATGCGGGTATTCCGTAGCTACGACGAAGTAGCACACAACCCGTTCGAAACCGAAGCCGCTATTCCTGCCTCGTTCAAGTCCGATGTGGCATTCATTGGCACCTGGATGCGTCACGAACGCCGGGACGAGTTTATGCTGGAGCTGATCAATCAGGGGGTGCCGGTCAGTATCTGGGGCGACCGCTGGACAAAATCCCCGCACTGGAAAAGTTTGCAGCCGGTCTATCGGGGGGGGGCTTTAGGAGGGCGTGACTATGTAGCCGCTATCCAGGGTGCTAAGGTTTGTCTCGGGTTTTTGTCGAAAGGAAATCGGGATTTGCACACCCAGCGGTCGCTCGAAGTCCCTTTTGCCGGGGGCCTGCTTTGTGCCGAACGTACATCCGAGCATCAGGAACTCTATGCAGAAGGCGTTGAAGCCGTTTTCTGGTCGAATGTGCAGGAATGCGCCGAAGTCTGCAAAACGTTGCTGTCCAACGACTCATTCCGCGAGGGTATTCGCTTGGCCGGTAAACAAAAGGTAGAGTCTCTGCGCGTGGGCAATGAGGATATATGCCGCAAAATTCTTGACGAAGTGCTGAAAAACAGCGTCGTGATCGACTACTAA
- a CDS encoding glycosyltransferase family 4 protein, with the protein MNIVFFAHPTFLNQQSMQRFARMLTEGMKQRGHTVELWSPQARVLQLPALPVMRKWLAYIDQYIVFPREVRARLKNCSPDTLFVLTDNALGPYLPIVANRPHVIHCHDFLAQRSALGEIPENPTSWTGRNYQAYIRRGYSMGKRFIPISQKTKDDLSRMLSAPPLTSEVVYNGLNQPFTPSDPGAARTLLSEKFGIDLSAGYLLHVGGNIWYKNRLGVLEIYDAWRSTAQQNLPLLMIGEAPDAPLLTKQAASAFKTNIHFLSRVDDEYVRLAYVGASVFLFPSLAEGFGWPIAEAMASGCPVITTNEAPMTEVAGKAGFLIPRRPNNPASVNDWANEAARVVETILDLSPEEHKTVVALGLKNSERFNPEKALDHFEQLYQKIAEEDGLNTA; encoded by the coding sequence ATGAACATTGTATTTTTCGCTCATCCAACCTTTCTGAACCAGCAAAGCATGCAACGCTTTGCGCGAATGCTAACCGAGGGGATGAAGCAGCGCGGACATACAGTGGAACTCTGGTCTCCGCAGGCCCGGGTGCTGCAACTTCCTGCTCTGCCGGTGATGCGGAAATGGCTGGCCTACATCGATCAATACATCGTGTTTCCTCGCGAGGTGCGGGCCCGGTTAAAAAATTGCTCGCCGGATACCCTTTTTGTGCTTACAGACAATGCCCTGGGCCCATATCTGCCCATTGTAGCCAACCGGCCGCACGTTATCCACTGCCACGATTTTCTGGCGCAACGCTCGGCACTGGGCGAAATTCCAGAGAACCCAACCAGCTGGACGGGCCGAAACTACCAGGCTTATATTCGCCGTGGTTATTCGATGGGGAAGCGATTTATCCCTATCTCCCAGAAAACGAAAGACGATCTTTCCCGAATGCTTTCCGCTCCTCCGCTCACGTCGGAAGTTGTGTATAATGGTCTGAACCAGCCGTTTACCCCGTCCGATCCCGGTGCGGCCCGAACGCTACTGAGCGAGAAGTTTGGCATTGACCTGTCGGCGGGCTATCTGCTGCATGTGGGGGGTAATATATGGTATAAAAATCGGCTGGGTGTGCTGGAAATATATGACGCCTGGCGCTCAACCGCTCAACAGAATCTACCCCTTTTAATGATTGGTGAAGCACCGGATGCACCATTACTGACGAAACAGGCGGCTTCAGCTTTCAAAACAAACATTCACTTTTTAAGCCGTGTCGACGATGAGTATGTTCGTTTGGCCTACGTTGGCGCTTCGGTCTTTCTGTTCCCATCACTTGCCGAAGGTTTTGGCTGGCCCATTGCCGAAGCGATGGCGTCTGGCTGCCCGGTTATTACAACGAACGAAGCACCCATGACCGAAGTGGCCGGCAAGGCGGGCTTCCTGATTCCGCGCCGGCCCAATAACCCCGCCAGCGTTAACGACTGGGCCAACGAAGCCGCACGGGTTGTTGAAACAATACTCGACCTCTCTCCGGAAGAACACAAAACGGTCGTTGCGTTGGGGCTTAAAAATTCCGAACGATTCAACCCCGAAAAGGCGCTGGATCACTTTGAACAATTGTACCAGAAAATCGCAGAAGAAGATGGCCTTAATACCGCTTAG
- a CDS encoding glycosyltransferase: MRILHVAAEIDPETGGVSQAVRTMINGLNNVGVHNEVVSVDAPDAPFIQTDPFTIHALGPRNGQWGYNSKLISWLVNNAAHFDVIILHGLWLYPGYALRRAMKIVRNKQRKGTGPTFFVMPHGMLDPWFQKASTRKIKALRNWAYWKLIERDIIADADGLLFTCEAELLLAREPFRPYKPKKEAVVGLGVDEPPVYTPAMRESFLRKCPDVADTPYLLFLSRIHEKKGIDLLIDAYSQLVKRYSALEAEVCAGGSTAAGFEKMSLPKLVIAGPGLETPYGQKVQQQVAQQQALASLVSFPGMLTDDAKWGAFYGCEAFVLPSHQENFGIAVVEALSCGRPVLISDQVNIWREIEMAGGGLVAADTREGTEQMLDGWLRLSDDQKRAIEQQTRKSYQMYFAVEPAAKNLLTAIV, from the coding sequence ATGCGAATTCTACACGTAGCCGCCGAAATTGACCCTGAAACGGGTGGTGTATCTCAGGCGGTACGAACAATGATTAATGGCTTGAATAACGTAGGGGTTCACAACGAGGTGGTCAGTGTAGACGCGCCCGATGCGCCCTTCATCCAGACAGATCCGTTTACCATTCATGCCCTCGGACCAAGAAATGGCCAGTGGGGCTATAACAGCAAACTCATTTCGTGGCTCGTTAACAATGCCGCTCATTTCGACGTCATCATTCTTCACGGACTGTGGCTGTATCCGGGCTACGCCCTTCGCCGGGCAATGAAAATTGTCAGAAACAAACAACGAAAAGGAACAGGGCCAACGTTCTTCGTGATGCCCCACGGCATGCTCGATCCGTGGTTTCAGAAGGCGTCGACCCGGAAAATAAAAGCACTGCGCAACTGGGCCTACTGGAAGCTGATCGAACGTGATATCATTGCCGATGCCGATGGATTGCTGTTCACCTGTGAGGCCGAATTACTGCTCGCCCGCGAACCGTTCCGGCCATATAAACCGAAAAAAGAGGCCGTAGTTGGACTCGGTGTCGATGAACCTCCGGTTTATACGCCTGCTATGCGGGAATCGTTCCTGAGAAAGTGCCCTGACGTGGCCGATACGCCATATTTGCTGTTTCTGAGCCGCATCCACGAGAAAAAGGGCATCGATCTGCTGATCGACGCTTATAGCCAGTTGGTCAAAAGGTATTCAGCGCTGGAGGCTGAAGTCTGTGCCGGAGGAAGTACCGCAGCAGGCTTTGAGAAAATGAGCCTGCCCAAACTGGTCATTGCGGGCCCCGGTCTGGAAACACCCTATGGCCAGAAAGTGCAGCAGCAGGTTGCGCAGCAGCAGGCTCTGGCATCACTTGTCTCGTTCCCCGGCATGCTCACCGACGATGCGAAGTGGGGGGCGTTTTACGGATGTGAGGCCTTCGTATTGCCGAGCCACCAAGAGAATTTTGGCATTGCGGTAGTAGAAGCGCTGTCCTGCGGCAGACCCGTGCTGATTTCGGATCAGGTCAATATCTGGCGGGAGATTGAAATGGCGGGTGGTGGCCTGGTTGCGGCCGACACACGGGAAGGAACGGAGCAGATGCTGGACGGCTGGTTGCGACTGTCTGATGATCAGAAGCGGGCGATCGAACAGCAAACCCGAAAATCCTACCAAATGTATTTTGCCGTTGAGCCGGCGGCAAAGAATCTGCTGACGGCAATTGTCTGA
- a CDS encoding RICIN domain-containing protein, whose amino-acid sequence MPTPQTSNGVAYEFTGWSSGLGASLTVPSASATYTANFTASGSQSTSPVVSGALYTIIAKHSGKALELYNGSRDDGGRIVQWSVNGGDNQKWLFTNLNNGYYSIKSVSSGKLLDVYGVSMDNGASVLQWSSNGQYNQQFKLVDVGGGYFNIVARHSNKVFDIAGISQADGPRLQQWSNSGGDNQKFRFSRLSGGRSGASQESGVEVSVVVYPNPAADLVRVSGTGGGEVRVVDVLGRLQTRAQSVGDGAELDISALAPGVYLVQLHKDEQLISRKLIINH is encoded by the coding sequence GTGCCCACCCCCCAGACCAGCAACGGGGTGGCCTACGAGTTCACGGGCTGGAGTTCGGGCCTGGGGGCGAGCCTGACGGTGCCTTCGGCCAGTGCTACCTACACGGCCAACTTCACCGCCAGCGGCAGTCAGTCAACCTCCCCGGTCGTGTCGGGGGCCCTCTACACGATCATTGCCAAACACAGTGGTAAAGCACTAGAACTCTATAACGGTTCCCGAGACGATGGCGGCCGGATCGTTCAGTGGTCGGTTAACGGGGGTGATAACCAGAAATGGTTATTCACCAACCTTAACAACGGCTATTACTCGATTAAGTCAGTTTCAAGCGGCAAATTATTGGATGTCTACGGTGTATCAATGGATAATGGTGCCTCAGTTCTTCAATGGTCATCTAACGGGCAGTATAACCAGCAGTTCAAACTGGTCGACGTGGGGGGCGGCTACTTCAACATCGTGGCCCGCCACAGCAACAAAGTATTCGATATTGCCGGCATCTCGCAGGCCGACGGCCCCCGGCTGCAACAGTGGTCGAACTCGGGGGGCGACAATCAGAAGTTCCGCTTCAGTCGGCTGAGCGGGGGCCGGTCGGGGGCCAGCCAGGAGAGTGGCGTTGAGGTGTCGGTGGTGGTGTATCCCAACCCGGCCGCTGATCTGGTGCGGGTGTCAGGCACGGGAGGTGGCGAAGTTCGGGTGGTAGACGTGCTGGGCCGGTTGCAGACCCGGGCGCAGAGCGTTGGGGACGGGGCGGAGTTGGACATCTCGGCGTTGGCGCCGGGGGTATATCTGGTGCAGCTTCACAAAGATGAGCAACTCATCAGCCGTAAACTTATCATCAACCACTAG
- a CDS encoding acyltransferase family protein, whose translation MALIPLSSYRDAPTNAAFLIAEEKVSTIGKRNITVDLARLLAAYGVIALHVPFSTSAAEGFNILFWPLCVPFFYAISLTYFVSGLKQASIPDIITKTWRRILLPYLSWTTVYVSLLLAKRLLLGGDSGIIFWRVLFYGESAVQLYFLPTLVLLQSVTLAIYLIVTPNSTKRTLGTTILLIALAYLAWGDYNDCFGVAATGQVIGMTAFIGSAFWLSPRIHTLTFRPGYIITAIVLIVSAVYLNYRGYNLSVLNYPLILPIGGLGLLLLTLCIPTYTLPNWLSILASTSFGIYLSHILFLEAFEFILKVTHHANLEYNFVVKLLEVTLIFLLAAALTLLIRKIPICKQLFLGE comes from the coding sequence ATGGCCTTAATACCGCTTAGCAGCTATCGAGATGCACCAACAAACGCTGCCTTCTTAATCGCAGAGGAGAAGGTTTCAACTATTGGTAAAAGAAATATCACAGTAGACTTAGCCCGGCTTTTGGCTGCTTATGGTGTTATTGCTTTACATGTTCCTTTCAGCACTTCTGCGGCTGAGGGTTTTAATATTTTGTTTTGGCCGCTGTGTGTGCCCTTCTTTTATGCAATATCATTAACCTATTTTGTTTCCGGCCTTAAGCAAGCATCAATACCTGATATTATTACAAAAACATGGCGAAGAATTTTACTGCCATACCTTTCCTGGACTACAGTTTATGTAAGCCTTCTTTTAGCTAAAAGACTACTATTGGGAGGAGACTCTGGAATTATATTTTGGAGAGTTCTATTTTACGGTGAAAGTGCAGTACAATTATATTTCTTACCAACTTTAGTTCTGTTGCAATCAGTAACCCTCGCTATTTATCTGATTGTTACTCCCAATTCTACGAAACGGACATTGGGCACAACAATCCTTCTCATAGCGCTGGCATATTTGGCCTGGGGCGATTACAATGACTGCTTTGGCGTTGCAGCCACGGGTCAAGTTATTGGAATGACCGCTTTTATTGGTTCAGCCTTTTGGCTTTCACCAAGAATACATACACTTACATTTCGACCAGGATATATAATCACGGCGATCGTGCTGATTGTGTCAGCAGTTTATCTTAATTATCGTGGATACAATCTTTCCGTATTAAATTACCCGTTAATCCTACCTATTGGTGGCCTCGGACTACTGCTTTTAACGCTTTGCATTCCTACCTATACGTTACCAAACTGGTTATCAATTCTTGCATCAACTTCTTTTGGAATCTATTTGAGCCATATACTTTTTTTAGAAGCCTTTGAATTTATCCTAAAAGTAACTCATCATGCTAATCTCGAATACAATTTTGTGGTGAAACTACTGGAAGTCACGTTGATTTTTTTATTGGCAGCAGCGTTAACTTTACTTATCAGAAAGATTCCAATATGTAAGCAACTATTTCTAGGAGAATAA
- a CDS encoding DapH/DapD/GlmU-related protein: MNVNVHAQVSPYESPWTVDQRIKMVLWEYVWLIFCSWTPKPANAWRVAWLRLFGAKIYGNPFVHQRARIQIPWNLTLHDRACLGDRANAYSLGKIEIHAHATVAQEAYICTGTHAFDRPEMNLLTAPISIGAHVFVGARAFIMPGVTIGDYAVIGSCSIVTKDVPPYKVAVGNPARVISTRQVSAFV, encoded by the coding sequence ATGAATGTAAATGTCCATGCCCAGGTCAGCCCCTATGAAAGCCCCTGGACAGTTGATCAGCGTATAAAAATGGTTCTGTGGGAGTACGTATGGCTCATATTCTGCTCATGGACTCCTAAACCGGCTAATGCCTGGCGGGTGGCCTGGCTGCGGTTGTTCGGTGCCAAAATATATGGAAATCCTTTTGTTCACCAACGCGCCCGTATTCAGATTCCCTGGAATTTAACCCTGCATGACCGCGCCTGTCTCGGCGACCGGGCCAATGCCTATTCACTAGGGAAAATCGAAATTCATGCGCACGCTACTGTTGCGCAGGAGGCTTATATCTGCACGGGAACCCATGCCTTCGACCGACCTGAAATGAATTTACTTACCGCGCCCATTTCTATTGGTGCCCATGTGTTCGTTGGTGCCCGAGCATTCATTATGCCGGGCGTAACCATTGGCGATTATGCGGTTATTGGCTCCTGTAGTATTGTAACGAAAGATGTTCCACCCTATAAAGTTGCCGTAGGCAACCCGGCCCGCGTGATTAGTACACGCCAAGTTTCAGCATTTGTATAA
- a CDS encoding glycosyltransferase family 2 protein: MTLDLTIAIPVRNEEKNLLNCLTAIGLDLAQYIVVIDSGSTDRTREIATNWGADVVNFDWNGQFPKKRNWFLRNHRPKTKWVLFLDADESLTEDFKAELRNTLNANEDKVGYWLRYSIYFMGKELRGGYFLHKLALFQVTAGEYERIDEDRWSNCDMEVHEHPVLDGKVGTIKSKIDHQDMRGISYYVSKHNEYSSWEAARFLKASHNTKSSWTWMQRIKYGLMGTPFIGVAYFFGSFFLMGGFRDGTRGFTFAILKMGYLTQMYLKIQEMKNEEKVAAKPIARQSEVVS, encoded by the coding sequence ATGACGCTAGACTTAACGATTGCCATTCCCGTTCGAAACGAAGAAAAAAACTTACTGAATTGTCTTACGGCAATCGGTCTAGATCTGGCTCAATATATTGTTGTCATAGACTCCGGTAGTACGGACAGAACCCGTGAAATTGCAACTAATTGGGGCGCTGATGTTGTAAATTTTGACTGGAACGGTCAATTTCCAAAAAAGCGGAACTGGTTTCTAAGAAACCACCGACCCAAAACCAAATGGGTCTTGTTTCTTGACGCAGACGAATCGCTGACGGAAGACTTTAAAGCTGAATTGCGAAATACACTTAACGCGAACGAAGACAAAGTAGGTTACTGGCTTCGGTATAGTATTTATTTTATGGGAAAAGAGCTACGAGGTGGTTATTTCCTTCACAAGCTGGCACTTTTTCAGGTTACGGCTGGTGAGTATGAACGAATAGATGAAGACCGCTGGAGTAATTGTGATATGGAAGTTCATGAGCACCCTGTGCTTGATGGTAAAGTCGGAACTATAAAAAGCAAAATCGACCATCAGGACATGCGGGGTATTTCCTATTACGTCAGTAAACATAACGAGTATTCGAGTTGGGAAGCGGCTCGTTTTCTGAAAGCATCTCACAATACAAAAAGCTCCTGGACGTGGATGCAGCGTATAAAGTATGGCCTGATGGGAACACCTTTTATTGGCGTAGCTTACTTTTTTGGTAGCTTCTTTCTGATGGGTGGTTTTCGGGACGGCACACGTGGATTTACGTTCGCTATTCTTAAGATGGGCTATCTAACCCAGATGTATCTTAAAATTCAGGAAATGAAAAATGAGGAGAAAGTAGCCGCAAAGCCAATAGCCAGACAATCGGAAGTGGTATCCTAA
- a CDS encoding RICIN domain-containing protein produces MLGTIFESNRANNCANGLYLNTGSYNTVVCDLQLVSSGGLKDSPLDNISHGAVGTGSCNPTIQPVSAPVQTVSLSWVTSPAGLQVSLNGQTRTTPYSQTFLVGSTVNLSVPTPQTSNGVAYEFTGWSSGLGASLTVPSASATYTANFTASGSQSTSPVVSGALYTIIAKHSGKALELYNGSRDDGGRIVQWSVNGGDNQKWLFTNLNNGYYSIKTFSTGKALDVYGVSSNDGAQVLQWTASNQNNQQFKLVDVGGGYFNIVARHSNKVLDIDGNSQADGAPLQQWSNLGGDNQKFRFSRLSGGRSGASQESGVEVSVVVYPNPAADLVRVSGTGGGEVRVVDVLGRLQTRAQSVGDGAELDISALAPGVYLVQLHKDEQLISRKLIINH; encoded by the coding sequence GTGCTGGGGACCATCTTCGAGAGCAACCGGGCCAACAACTGTGCCAACGGGCTGTACCTCAACACGGGCTCCTACAACACGGTGGTGTGCGACCTGCAACTGGTGAGCTCGGGGGGCCTCAAGGACAGTCCGCTGGACAACATCAGCCACGGGGCAGTGGGGACGGGGAGCTGCAATCCGACCATCCAGCCGGTGAGCGCGCCGGTCCAGACGGTGAGTCTGAGCTGGGTGACGAGTCCGGCGGGCTTGCAGGTGAGCCTCAACGGGCAGACGCGCACCACGCCCTACTCCCAGACATTCCTTGTCGGCAGCACGGTGAACCTGAGTGTGCCCACCCCCCAGACCAGCAACGGGGTGGCCTACGAGTTCACGGGCTGGAGTTCGGGCCTGGGGGCGAGCCTGACGGTGCCTTCGGCCAGTGCTACCTACACGGCCAACTTCACCGCCAGCGGCAGTCAGTCAACCTCCCCGGTCGTGTCGGGGGCCCTCTACACGATCATTGCCAAACACAGTGGTAAAGCACTAGAACTCTATAACGGTTCCCGAGACGATGGCGGCCGGATCGTTCAGTGGTCGGTTAACGGGGGTGATAACCAGAAATGGTTATTCACTAACCTTAACAACGGCTATTACTCAATCAAAACCTTCAGCACCGGTAAAGCCCTCGATGTGTACGGGGTCTCGAGTAACGACGGGGCTCAAGTGCTCCAGTGGACGGCCAGCAACCAGAATAACCAGCAGTTCAAACTGGTCGACGTGGGGGGCGGCTACTTCAACATCGTGGCCCGCCACAGCAACAAAGTGCTCGATATCGATGGCAATTCGCAGGCCGACGGAGCCCCACTGCAACAGTGGTCAAACTTGGGGGGCGACAATCAGAAGTTCCGCTTCAGTCGGCTGAGCGGGGGCCGGTCGGGGGCCAGCCAGGAGAGTGGCGTTGAGGTGTCGGTGGTGGTGTATCCCAACCCGGCCGCTGATCTGGTGCGGGTGTCAGGCACGGGGGGTGGCGAAGTTCGGGTGGTAGACGTGCTGGGCCGGTTGCAGACCCGGGCGCAGAGCGTTGGGGACGGGGCGGAGTTGGACATCTCGGCGTTGGCGCCGGGGGTATATCTGGTGCAGCTTCACAAAGATGAGCAACTCATCAGCCGTAAACTTATCATCAACCACTAG